DNA from Streptomyces sp. NBC_01260:
AGAGAAGGCGAGCTGTGTCCGCTGCCAAGCCGAGCGCAATGATCCGGTACACCGCGATGCGTCTCAGTATCTTCGTCGGCTGCTTCGCGCTCGCCGCCGTGGCCGTCAACTTCGGGCTGCTCCCCTCCGGGGCGGGAGGCTCGAACGTCATCTGGGTCATCCTGCTCGCCCTCGTGCTCTCCGCGCCGCTCAGCTACGTGCTGCTGCGCAAGCAGCGCGACGAGATGTCCGAGCAGATCGTCTCCAGGGTCGACCGGACCAAGGCGCGCCTTGAGGCGAACCGGACCCGCGAGGACAGCGTCACCCAGTGAGTGCCGGGTAAGGGAAATGTAAGCTCCCTCACACCCACCCCCTTTCTCTTCGAAACCCCAGCGCCGGAGCGACCGCTCCTGTACTGGGGTTTTCGCGTTCCTCCGCCCTTCGTGGGGTGGTCGCCCGCGGTCGCATCCCAAAGAAGACCTTTGAGGTTCTCAAAGTTTAAGTGTTAACGTGTTCGACATGAAGACAGCTGTGCGCCTCCGACCTGCCCCGAGCATCCCGCTCGTGGCGCGCCTGCATGTCGATCTCTGCCGCTGTATGTCCGCGGTCTGTTGCCGCAACGTCTGAACGGCATCATGCAGCGGCGCCGCCCCTGACGCGGGCGCCGCACCCCCCGTCCCCCCGCACATCGTCCCCGTGCGTCCCGATGCGTCACATCTGGAGTGTGTCCGTGTCCGCGAACCCCGCGTCCGCCACCACCGATGAGCCCTCCGGCTCCGGTTTCCGCATACCCAGGATCCCGTTCTGGGCGCAGATCGTCGCCGGTCTCGTCCTCGGCGTCCTGCTCGGCTGGCTCGCCCGCAGCCAGGACATCGACTGGCTCTACACCACGCTCGACAAGGTCGGCCACATCTTCATCCAGCTGCTGAAGCTGGCTGTCGCGCCCCTCGTCTTCTTCGCGATCCTGGTGTCGATCACCAACCTGCGCAAGGTCAACAACGCCGCCCGGCTGGCCGGCCGCACCGTCCTCTGGTTCATGATCACCTCGCTGATCGCGGTCGCGATCGGCCTCGCGATCGGCCTGATCACCAACCCGGGCTCGGGCACCGGCCTCACCCCGAAGGACGGCAAGCTGCCGGAGCACGCCGGCTCCTGGCTCGACTTCCTGACCGGCATCATCCCGGACAACGTCATCACGCCGTTCACCGAGCTGAACGTCCTTCAGATCGTCTTCATGGCCGCCGTCGCGGGCATCGCCGCGCTTCAGCTCGGCGAGAAGGCCAAGCCGATCCTCACCCTCAGCGAGTCGGTCCTGGAGCTCCTCCAGAAGGCGCTGTGGTGGGTCATCCGGCTCGCCCCCATCGGCACCATCGGCCTCATCGGCTACGCGATCGCCGACTACGGCTGGGACCTGATCGGCAAGTACGCGACGTTCACCGCCGACGTCTACATCGGCTGCGCCCTGGTGATGTTCGGCGTCTACCCGCTGCTGCTCGCCACCGTCGCCAAGGTCAGCCCGCTCCAGTTCTTCAAGGGCGCCTGGCCCGCGATCCAGCTGGCCTTCGTCTCGCGCTCCTCGGTCGGCACCATGCCGGTCACCCAGCAGGTCACCGAGCGCCTCGGCGTCCCGAAGGAGTACGCCTCCTTCGCGGTCCCGTTCGGTGCGACGACCAAGATGGACGGCTGCGCCGCGATCTACCCGGCGCTGGCCGCGATCTTCATCGCGCAGATCTTCGACGTCCAGCTGGGTGTCGGTGACTACATCCTGATCGCGTTCGTCTCGGTGATCGGCTCGGCGGCCACCGCCGGTCTCACCGGCGCCACGGTCATGCTGACCCTGACGCTGTCGACGCTGGGCCTCCCGCTGGAGGGCGTCGGCCTGCTGATGGCCATCGACCCGATCCTGGACATGATGCGGACGGCGACCAACGTCGCAGGCCAGGCGCTGGTCCCGGTGCTCGTCTCGGCCCGCGAGAAGATCCTCGACCACGACGCGTACAACTCGGCCTCGGCCTCCCCGGTCGACGACGCCGAGGTGCGGGACAGCGAGCCGGCGAAGGTGCCCGTCCCCGCCTGACCCCGCTGAACCCTTCTGACGCCTGCGACTGTGCCCCGTACCCTCACACCTGGGTACGGGGCACAGTCGTCGTTGCTCCTGCGTAGTTCACCGGCCACCGGGGGCGTCGCGGGACGCGGCCCGCACCACGGGGCCGAGCCCTGCGCCGTACTCTTACCGGGGAGTAGTGCAGCGGGGGCGGGAGGGAGCCGACGTGGGTGCTGTGAAGGGCAAACGGATGCCGCGCGCCGTGCGCGAGCAGCAGATGATGGACGCCGCGGTGCGGACCTTCGGGCAGCGCGGCTACCGGGCCGCCTCGATGGACGAGATCGCCGAGTTGGCCGGGGTGTCCAAGCCGCTGGTGTATTTGTACCTGAATTCCAAGGACGAGCTGTTCACCGCGTGCATCCGGCGCGAGGCGCAGGCGCTGCTCGCGGCGGTGCAGGCGGGGGCGGAGCCGGGACTGCCCGCCGATCGCCAGCTGTGGTCCGGGCTGCAAGCGTTCTTCACGCACACCGCGGAGAACCCGGACGGCTGGGCGGTGCTGTACCGGCAGGCGCGTACGCACGGGGAGCCGTTCGCCACCGAGGTGGGCGTGATGCGCGACGAGATCGTTGCGTTCGTGACGGGTCTGATCGGAGCCGCGGCGCGCGAGGCGCACCACGATCCGGCGCTTCCCGACCGCGATGTGGCCGGTCTCGCGCAGGCGTTGGTGGGTGCCGCGGAGTCGCTCGCCGGCTGGGCGAACGAGACTCCGGGCGTCTCGGCCAAGGAGGCCGCGGCCACCTTGATGAACTTCTCCTGGGCCGGTCTGGAGAACCTCATGCACGGCCGTTCCTGGCAGCCGCGGGGGCAGGCCGCGGGGCGCGCCCGGTGAACTGACCCGGTGTTCTGGTCCGGTCGAGCGGACCGCGGGCGGACGCGCCTCCACGTCC
Protein-coding regions in this window:
- a CDS encoding dicarboxylate/amino acid:cation symporter gives rise to the protein MSANPASATTDEPSGSGFRIPRIPFWAQIVAGLVLGVLLGWLARSQDIDWLYTTLDKVGHIFIQLLKLAVAPLVFFAILVSITNLRKVNNAARLAGRTVLWFMITSLIAVAIGLAIGLITNPGSGTGLTPKDGKLPEHAGSWLDFLTGIIPDNVITPFTELNVLQIVFMAAVAGIAALQLGEKAKPILTLSESVLELLQKALWWVIRLAPIGTIGLIGYAIADYGWDLIGKYATFTADVYIGCALVMFGVYPLLLATVAKVSPLQFFKGAWPAIQLAFVSRSSVGTMPVTQQVTERLGVPKEYASFAVPFGATTKMDGCAAIYPALAAIFIAQIFDVQLGVGDYILIAFVSVIGSAATAGLTGATVMLTLTLSTLGLPLEGVGLLMAIDPILDMMRTATNVAGQALVPVLVSAREKILDHDAYNSASASPVDDAEVRDSEPAKVPVPA
- a CDS encoding TetR/AcrR family transcriptional regulator, which encodes MPRAVREQQMMDAAVRTFGQRGYRAASMDEIAELAGVSKPLVYLYLNSKDELFTACIRREAQALLAAVQAGAEPGLPADRQLWSGLQAFFTHTAENPDGWAVLYRQARTHGEPFATEVGVMRDEIVAFVTGLIGAAAREAHHDPALPDRDVAGLAQALVGAAESLAGWANETPGVSAKEAAATLMNFSWAGLENLMHGRSWQPRGQAAGRAR
- a CDS encoding DUF4229 domain-containing protein; amino-acid sequence: MRLSIFVGCFALAAVAVNFGLLPSGAGGSNVIWVILLALVLSAPLSYVLLRKQRDEMSEQIVSRVDRTKARLEANRTREDSVTQ